One region of Terriglobales bacterium genomic DNA includes:
- a CDS encoding long-chain fatty acid--CoA ligase translates to MDPRSVKTINDLFALIVERNHPRAVLNNPGLLQPSWTPLSSADIYSDVLSVARTLQSWGINRGERVSILGENRYEWAVADFACLALGIVDVPIYPTLTADQTAFILNDAGVRAIFVSTAEQLQKILSIRAQTGLEKIILMDRPSAALPAGIIAMHDLIGRGPVARDAQFDAATRAVAPEDLATIIYTSGTTGTPKGVMLTHGNLASNLVHSLEVFGIDQRDLALSFLPLSHITARHTDYAMYQYGVTVAYCTDIHRIAEVMLQLRPTFFVSVPRLYEKVRIEVERKTSSGLKRKFYEWALGVGRKHAAEVMSGRRPTSLSWKLAHALVFSKIEAGFGGRGRIFISGGAPLGRELAEWYAFVGIRVCEGYGLTETSPVVALNNPRAYKLGTVGKPLPNVECRIAEDGELLVRGPSVFHGYWKKPEETRAAFEDGWFHTGDMGSIDADGFLSITDRKKDLIKTSGGKFVAPQPLENTLKLNPMVAYAAVIGDKRRFCSVIIAPNFPALEEWAHAQGITFSSREELVQDAKTRAFYENLVDALNLNLAQYEKLKRVLLVPDEFSIATGELTPTLKLKRRVLEDRYRTLIDEMYATAVAPAAVPSI, encoded by the coding sequence ATGGACCCTCGCAGCGTTAAGACGATCAACGACCTCTTCGCGCTGATCGTTGAGCGCAATCACCCCCGCGCCGTCCTCAACAATCCCGGCCTGCTCCAGCCAAGCTGGACGCCGCTCTCCTCCGCCGACATCTACTCCGACGTGCTCAGTGTCGCGCGAACATTGCAAAGCTGGGGCATCAACCGAGGCGAGCGGGTCTCCATCCTCGGCGAAAACCGCTACGAGTGGGCGGTCGCCGACTTCGCCTGCCTGGCGCTCGGCATCGTTGACGTGCCCATCTACCCCACGCTGACCGCCGACCAGACCGCCTTCATCCTCAACGACGCCGGCGTGCGCGCCATCTTCGTTTCCACAGCCGAGCAGTTGCAGAAGATTCTCTCTATCCGCGCTCAGACCGGACTGGAGAAAATCATCCTCATGGATCGCCCGTCGGCCGCGCTGCCCGCAGGCATCATCGCCATGCACGACCTGATTGGCCGCGGCCCGGTCGCCCGTGACGCGCAATTCGATGCAGCCACCCGCGCTGTCGCACCCGAAGACCTCGCCACCATCATCTACACCTCCGGCACCACGGGGACGCCCAAGGGCGTGATGCTCACGCACGGAAATCTGGCGTCGAATCTGGTGCACTCGCTCGAAGTGTTCGGCATTGACCAGCGCGACCTGGCGCTCTCATTCCTGCCGCTCTCGCACATCACGGCGCGCCACACCGATTACGCCATGTACCAGTACGGCGTCACCGTCGCCTACTGCACCGACATTCATCGGATCGCCGAGGTGATGCTCCAGCTGCGCCCCACGTTCTTCGTCTCCGTGCCGCGCCTCTACGAGAAAGTGCGCATCGAGGTTGAGCGCAAGACCTCCTCGGGCCTCAAGCGCAAGTTCTATGAGTGGGCATTGGGCGTCGGCCGGAAGCACGCCGCGGAAGTTATGAGCGGGCGTCGCCCAACTTCGCTTTCCTGGAAGCTCGCCCATGCCCTCGTCTTCTCCAAGATCGAGGCCGGTTTCGGCGGCCGCGGACGCATCTTTATTTCCGGCGGCGCTCCGCTCGGCCGCGAACTCGCCGAGTGGTATGCCTTCGTCGGCATTCGGGTCTGCGAGGGTTACGGCCTGACGGAAACCTCTCCCGTCGTCGCGCTCAACAACCCCAGGGCCTATAAGCTGGGCACCGTGGGCAAGCCACTGCCGAACGTGGAGTGTCGCATCGCCGAGGACGGCGAACTGCTCGTCCGCGGCCCCAGCGTCTTTCACGGATACTGGAAAAAGCCCGAGGAAACCCGCGCCGCCTTCGAAGACGGCTGGTTCCACACCGGCGACATGGGCTCCATCGACGCCGACGGCTTCCTCAGCATCACCGACCGCAAGAAAGACCTCATCAAGACGTCCGGCGGAAAGTTCGTCGCGCCGCAGCCCCTCGAGAACACCCTCAAGCTCAATCCCATGGTGGCGTATGCCGCCGTCATCGGCGACAAGCGCAGGTTCTGCTCGGTCATCATCGCCCCGAATTTTCCAGCGCTGGAAGAATGGGCCCACGCACAGGGCATCACGTTCTCCTCGCGCGAAGAGCTGGTGCAGGACGCAAAGACGCGCGCCTTCTACGAAAATCTGGTCGACGCCCTCAACCTGAACCTGGCGCAGTACGAAAAGCTCAAACGCGTGCTGCTCGTCCCCGACGAGTTCAGCATCGCCACCGGCGAGCTCACGCCCACGCTGAAACTCAAGCGCCGCGTGCTCGAAGACCGCTACCGCACGCTCATCGACGAGATGTACGCCACTGCCGTCGCGCCTGCTGCGGTGCCCTCGATATAG
- a CDS encoding thiazole synthase encodes MDTLVIAGREFRSRLIVGTGKYRSGQETARAIEASGAEMITVAVRRVNLDRSKESLLDFIDPEKYFLLPNTAGCYTADDAVRTARLGREVGLSDWVKIEVIGDERTLYPDVQATIEATRVLVKDGFTVLPYTSDDIVVAKRLLDAGASAIMPLGAPIGSGMGIQNEANLRILREMITTVPLIVDAGVGTASDAAIAMELGADAVLMNSGIAHAQDPVLMAEAMKHAVIAGRASHLAGRMQKKLYATASSPLEGVVK; translated from the coding sequence ATGGACACCCTCGTCATCGCCGGCCGCGAGTTCCGTTCCCGTCTCATCGTGGGCACCGGGAAGTACCGCTCCGGGCAGGAGACCGCGCGCGCCATTGAGGCCTCCGGCGCCGAGATGATCACCGTCGCCGTGCGCCGCGTGAACCTCGACCGCTCCAAGGAATCGCTGCTCGACTTCATCGATCCGGAAAAATATTTTCTTCTTCCCAACACCGCCGGCTGCTACACCGCCGACGACGCCGTTCGCACCGCGCGCCTCGGCCGCGAGGTCGGCCTCTCCGACTGGGTGAAGATCGAAGTCATCGGCGACGAGCGCACGCTCTACCCCGACGTGCAGGCCACGATTGAGGCGACACGCGTCCTCGTGAAAGACGGCTTCACCGTTCTGCCCTATACATCCGACGACATCGTCGTCGCCAAGCGCCTGCTCGATGCCGGCGCCTCGGCCATCATGCCGCTCGGCGCACCCATCGGCAGCGGCATGGGCATTCAGAACGAAGCCAATCTGCGGATCCTGCGCGAGATGATTACCACCGTGCCGCTCATCGTCGATGCCGGCGTGGGCACTGCCTCCGACGCAGCCATCGCCATGGAACTCGGCGCCGACGCCGTCCTCATGAACTCCGGTATCGCCCACGCGCAAGATCCCGTGCTGATGGCCGAAGCCATGAAGCACGCCGTCATCGCCGGCCGCGCGTCGCATCTCGCCGGCCGCATGCAGAAAAAGCTCTACGCGACAGCCAGCTCGCCGCTCGAAGGCGTCGTGAAGTAA
- a CDS encoding septum formation initiator family protein: MEQVLEKLHVAMNWLYISRRRLAAGGIALLAVMLASHVIFGANGMVVYQHKRAEFRSLDKEIRELQTENERLAGQIKALKTDPKTIEKEAREQLRYTRPGEVVYVMPAPAQPPQQPATAQKR, encoded by the coding sequence ATGGAGCAGGTGCTCGAAAAGTTGCACGTCGCGATGAACTGGCTGTACATCTCGCGGCGGCGGCTGGCTGCGGGCGGTATCGCGCTGCTGGCGGTGATGCTGGCGTCGCACGTCATCTTCGGGGCGAACGGCATGGTGGTGTACCAGCACAAGCGGGCCGAGTTCCGGTCGCTCGACAAGGAAATCCGGGAGCTGCAAACCGAGAACGAGAGGCTGGCAGGGCAAATCAAAGCTTTAAAGACCGATCCCAAAACCATTGAAAAAGAAGCACGAGAGCAGTTGCGCTATACCCGCCCCGGCGAAGTGGTGTACGTGATGCCGGCGCCGGCACAGCCTCCGCAGCAGCCGGCGACCGCGCAGAAGCGTTAA
- a CDS encoding phosphoglucomutase/phosphomannomutase family protein encodes MGEGRGGDGDVIRFGTSGWRAILADEFTFANVRRAVHGIARYVVQQKPQGARVIVGRDPRFHGETFVDMAAGVLAGYGISPLVVADAAPTPAISYAVIRHKTDGAINFTASHNPPEYNGIKFSTPDGAPALPEVTKKIEAEIAAVKDGDATLGAATTKSQALDVKTDYLARLAEIVDLRAVQRAGVRVVFDPMWGAARGYTDEVLRAAGVQVETVHDTRDVLFGGHAPEPDDELLEECRARMRATGAAIGIATDGDADRFGIVDADGTFVQPNYVIALLFDYLVTSRGWRNGVGKSVATTNLINALAAHNKVELHETPVGFKYIGELIKQDRIVIGGEESAGLSIRHHVPEKDGVLAGLLCCEMRAVTGKPLMEQLRAIFAKVGSFYPLRENFRLTPEVQRKFTSKLQSDPRELGGRKVAQVVRTDGLKLVFEDGSWVCYRLSGTEPVVRVYSEARSTDDLEKLSAAARAWVMN; translated from the coding sequence ATGGGTGAGGGGCGGGGGGGCGACGGCGACGTGATCAGATTTGGGACGTCGGGGTGGCGGGCGATTCTGGCCGACGAGTTCACCTTCGCCAACGTGCGGCGGGCGGTGCACGGTATTGCGCGCTACGTGGTCCAGCAGAAGCCGCAGGGAGCGCGCGTGATCGTGGGCCGGGACCCGCGGTTCCACGGCGAGACCTTCGTGGACATGGCGGCGGGAGTGCTGGCGGGGTACGGTATCTCGCCGCTGGTGGTGGCTGACGCCGCGCCGACGCCGGCGATTTCGTACGCGGTGATCCGGCATAAGACCGACGGCGCGATCAACTTCACCGCCTCGCATAATCCGCCGGAGTACAACGGGATCAAGTTCTCCACGCCAGACGGAGCACCGGCGCTGCCCGAAGTCACCAAGAAGATTGAGGCCGAGATCGCCGCGGTCAAGGATGGCGATGCAACGCTGGGCGCCGCGACGACGAAGTCGCAGGCGCTTGATGTGAAGACCGACTACCTGGCGCGGCTGGCCGAGATCGTGGACCTGAGAGCGGTGCAGCGCGCCGGGGTGCGTGTGGTGTTCGATCCGATGTGGGGAGCGGCGCGGGGCTACACCGACGAGGTGCTGCGCGCGGCGGGAGTGCAGGTTGAGACGGTGCACGATACCCGCGACGTGCTCTTCGGCGGGCACGCGCCCGAGCCGGACGACGAGCTGCTGGAAGAATGCCGCGCGCGCATGCGAGCGACGGGCGCGGCGATAGGGATCGCGACCGACGGCGATGCGGACCGCTTCGGCATCGTGGACGCGGACGGAACTTTCGTGCAGCCGAACTACGTGATCGCGCTGCTGTTCGACTACCTGGTCACGTCGCGCGGATGGCGCAACGGCGTGGGGAAGTCGGTGGCGACGACGAACCTGATCAATGCGCTGGCGGCACATAACAAGGTGGAGCTGCACGAGACGCCGGTGGGCTTCAAGTACATCGGGGAGCTGATCAAACAAGACCGCATCGTAATTGGCGGGGAGGAGAGCGCCGGGCTGTCGATCCGGCATCACGTCCCGGAAAAGGATGGCGTGTTGGCGGGGCTGCTGTGCTGCGAAATGCGAGCGGTGACGGGCAAGCCGCTGATGGAGCAATTGCGCGCGATATTTGCCAAAGTTGGTTCCTTTTACCCGCTTCGCGAGAACTTCCGCTTGACCCCCGAGGTGCAACGGAAGTTCACTAGCAAGTTGCAGAGCGATCCGCGCGAGCTGGGCGGGCGCAAAGTAGCGCAAGTGGTGCGCACCGACGGGCTGAAGCTGGTGTTCGAAGACGGATCGTGGGTGTGCTACCGGCTGTCGGGGACAGAACCGGTGGTGCGGGTCTACTCAGAGGCGCGCAGCACCGACGACCTGGAGAAGCTCAGCGCCGCGGCACGGGCTTGGGTCATGAACTGA
- the cutA gene encoding divalent-cation tolerance protein CutA — protein sequence MTEKRIVLTTIGSKEAAQKMAQALVTRHLAACVNIVGPVESVYWWKGKVESAGEYVLLIKTMADSLDNLYKAVRELHTYELAEFAVLTVESGSREYLQWIEGCVR from the coding sequence ATGACAGAAAAACGGATTGTACTGACCACCATCGGTTCCAAAGAAGCCGCTCAGAAAATGGCGCAGGCGCTGGTCACCCGCCACCTCGCCGCGTGCGTCAACATCGTCGGCCCGGTCGAATCGGTCTACTGGTGGAAGGGGAAGGTCGAATCCGCCGGCGAGTACGTCCTGCTCATCAAGACAATGGCCGACTCGCTCGACAACCTCTACAAAGCCGTGCGCGAGCTACACACGTACGAGCTGGCGGAATTTGCGGTGCTAACCGTGGAATCGGGCAGCCGCGAGTACCTGCAGTGGATCGAAGGTTGCGTCCGCTGA
- a CDS encoding class I SAM-dependent methyltransferase, giving the protein MSTTPKPSEWDANAYRQLSDPQFRWGVQVLDTLHLRGDETVLDAGCGAGRVTAELLERLPRGRVLAVDLSRNMVEQARALLEPRFGERVHVFERDLLALDLNEAVEGIFSTAVFHWIGDHDKLFRGLFAALRPGGWLVAQCGGGLNLKRLRQRGRRIMRTPSFAGLFANWSEPWEYASAEKTAERLERAGFVQIKTDLVEAPTTLPDRETYKKFLAAVTMRHHLLYVPDEALREEFLDRLADLATKDSPPFTLDYWRLNMRAAKKS; this is encoded by the coding sequence ATGAGCACGACTCCCAAACCAAGCGAGTGGGACGCGAACGCGTACCGGCAGCTGAGCGATCCGCAGTTTCGCTGGGGCGTGCAGGTGCTCGATACTCTACACCTGCGCGGCGACGAGACCGTGCTCGACGCGGGCTGCGGCGCCGGACGAGTGACCGCGGAGTTGCTGGAGCGGCTGCCTCGCGGGCGCGTGCTGGCGGTGGACCTTTCGCGCAATATGGTGGAGCAGGCGCGGGCGTTGCTGGAGCCGCGCTTCGGCGAGCGCGTCCACGTTTTCGAGCGCGATCTGCTTGCGCTCGATTTGAACGAGGCGGTGGAAGGAATCTTCAGCACCGCCGTCTTCCACTGGATTGGCGATCACGACAAGTTGTTTCGCGGTCTGTTTGCGGCACTGCGTCCGGGCGGGTGGCTGGTGGCGCAGTGCGGCGGCGGGCTGAACCTGAAGCGGCTGCGCCAGCGCGGGCGGCGCATCATGCGGACGCCCAGCTTCGCGGGTCTGTTTGCCAACTGGAGCGAGCCCTGGGAATACGCGAGCGCGGAAAAAACGGCGGAGCGGCTTGAGCGCGCGGGATTTGTGCAGATCAAGACGGACCTGGTGGAGGCGCCCACAACGCTGCCCGACCGGGAAACATACAAGAAGTTCCTGGCGGCGGTGACGATGCGGCATCACCTGCTGTATGTGCCCGATGAGGCGCTGCGCGAGGAGTTCCTGGACCGGCTGGCGGATTTGGCAACGAAGGATTCGCCGCCTTTCACGCTGGATTACTGGCGGCTGAATATGCGGGCAGCGAAAAAAAGCTAG
- a CDS encoding PLP-dependent aspartate aminotransferase family protein — protein sequence MSKQPKPGFATTAIHHGQEPEPATGAVVVPIYPTSTYVQEAIGKNKGYEYSRVSNPTRTRLEQNLAALEGGIAAPVFASGMAAISAMCTLMKAGDHLICSHNVYGGVPRLFNQILANYGLEFSYVDTADARNVERAIRRNTKICYVETPTNPLMAISDIAAIARICRRRGVELVVDNTFMSPYFQQPIALGADMVIHSTTKFLNGHSDGLGGVVVCTRKDQAEQFAFIQKSVGAILSPFECWLVLRGVKTLAVRMAQHDENGRAVAEFLNTHRKVKAVFYPGLPKHPQHELAKRQMTGFGSMITFETGSLKNAQRMLRKVRVCSLGESLGGVETLISHPATMTHAAIGEKGRRAIGITDGMVRISVGIEDAEDIIADLDQALAAI from the coding sequence GTGAGCAAGCAACCAAAACCCGGATTCGCGACGACAGCGATTCATCACGGCCAGGAGCCGGAACCGGCGACCGGTGCGGTGGTGGTGCCGATTTATCCCACGTCAACCTACGTTCAGGAAGCAATCGGCAAGAACAAAGGCTACGAGTACTCGCGCGTGTCGAACCCGACGCGCACCCGGCTGGAGCAGAACCTGGCGGCGCTGGAGGGCGGGATCGCGGCGCCGGTGTTCGCTTCCGGCATGGCGGCGATCAGCGCGATGTGCACGCTGATGAAGGCGGGCGACCACCTGATCTGTTCGCACAACGTTTACGGCGGCGTGCCGCGGCTGTTCAACCAGATCCTTGCGAACTACGGGCTGGAGTTCAGCTACGTGGACACGGCCGACGCGCGCAACGTGGAGCGCGCCATCAGACGCAACACCAAGATCTGTTACGTGGAAACGCCGACCAACCCGCTGATGGCGATCAGCGACATTGCGGCGATCGCGCGTATCTGCCGGCGGCGTGGCGTGGAGCTGGTGGTGGACAACACGTTCATGTCGCCGTATTTCCAGCAGCCGATCGCGCTGGGCGCCGACATGGTGATCCACTCGACCACGAAGTTCCTGAACGGACACAGCGACGGGCTGGGTGGTGTCGTGGTCTGCACGCGCAAGGACCAGGCGGAGCAGTTCGCGTTCATTCAGAAATCAGTCGGCGCGATTCTTTCGCCGTTCGAGTGCTGGCTGGTGCTGCGCGGCGTGAAGACCCTGGCCGTCCGCATGGCGCAGCACGATGAGAACGGGCGCGCCGTGGCTGAGTTCCTGAACACGCACCGGAAAGTGAAGGCAGTGTTCTACCCCGGGCTGCCGAAGCATCCGCAACACGAGCTGGCGAAGCGGCAGATGACGGGCTTCGGCTCGATGATCACGTTCGAGACGGGCTCGCTGAAGAACGCGCAGCGCATGCTGCGAAAAGTGCGTGTGTGCTCGCTGGGCGAGTCGCTGGGCGGCGTGGAGACCCTGATTTCGCATCCGGCGACGATGACGCACGCCGCGATCGGCGAAAAGGGACGGCGCGCGATCGGGATTACCGACGGCATGGTGCGGATTTCGGTGGGGATCGAGGACGCCGAAGATATCATTGCCGATCTGGACCAGGCGCTGGCGGCGATTTAG
- the cysK gene encoding cysteine synthase A gives MKTSEATAPRVAESITELVGTTPMLHLRRLSPEGGADIFAKLEYMNPGGSVKDRAAIGMIRRAERDGTLAPGGTIIEATAGNTGIGLALIGVNKGYRVVVFVPEGFSEEKAMVMRALGAEVLRTPEAEGMQGAIRRAKGLAASTPNSFMASQFENQSNPEYHYETTAAEIFEQMNGRVDAVVIGVGTGGTFTGVSRYMKERLPGCLCVAVETQGSILGGGPQGPHRVEGIGVSFIPKTYNGELTDEIIKVNDPEAFAMVLELARKEGILSGSSAGANAYAAVQVAKRLGAGKRVVTVIPDAAERYMSKGIFDGK, from the coding sequence ATGAAAACCAGCGAAGCCACTGCGCCGCGGGTTGCGGAGAGCATCACCGAGTTGGTCGGCACGACGCCCATGCTGCACCTGCGGCGGCTGTCGCCGGAGGGCGGCGCCGACATCTTCGCCAAGCTGGAGTACATGAATCCGGGCGGCAGCGTGAAGGACCGCGCGGCGATCGGGATGATCCGGCGGGCGGAGCGCGATGGGACGCTGGCGCCGGGCGGGACGATCATTGAAGCGACCGCAGGGAACACCGGCATCGGCCTGGCGCTGATCGGCGTGAACAAGGGCTATCGCGTGGTGGTGTTCGTGCCGGAAGGCTTCTCGGAAGAAAAAGCCATGGTCATGCGTGCCCTCGGCGCCGAGGTGCTGCGCACTCCGGAGGCCGAGGGCATGCAGGGCGCGATCCGACGCGCCAAAGGGCTGGCCGCTTCGACGCCGAATTCCTTCATGGCGTCGCAGTTTGAGAACCAATCCAATCCTGAATACCACTACGAAACCACAGCCGCAGAGATCTTCGAGCAGATGAACGGGCGCGTTGACGCCGTGGTGATTGGCGTCGGGACGGGCGGGACGTTTACCGGCGTGTCGCGCTATATGAAGGAGCGGCTGCCGGGGTGCTTGTGTGTTGCCGTGGAGACGCAGGGATCGATTCTGGGCGGCGGGCCGCAGGGACCGCACCGCGTGGAGGGCATCGGCGTCAGCTTCATCCCGAAAACATATAACGGCGAGCTGACAGACGAGATCATCAAAGTGAACGATCCGGAAGCCTTCGCGATGGTGCTGGAGCTGGCCCGCAAAGAGGGCATTCTCTCCGGATCGAGCGCGGGCGCGAATGCGTACGCGGCGGTGCAGGTGGCAAAACGGCTGGGGGCGGGCAAACGCGTGGTCACGGTGATTCCGGACGCGGCGGAGCGATACATGTCGAAAGGAATTTTCGACGGCAAGTGA
- a CDS encoding glycosyltransferase family 39 protein, giving the protein MSAAPRPAPELAPPPPMWKRVGYAVTMLAAYSYVLGHAVWLRARDLGGRSLWFDESVSAAMARLSWHDFIQALWNREANMALYYLLFRPWTQLFGDSEVTLRLFSVVAGLATILVLFWLGRRLFGTAAGVCAAILLTVSQFHVYYSRESRGYALAALLVTLATLQFVRAVQQSSGHRLREWLLYAALSVAAIYTHVFAALVIVAHFASLSWLSGARRRMREFARTAFWIILGCIPLALAVQHIGNAPVRWIAPTSWSAVREFLFLLSGNGGWLLLAETVGVAVIGGVTGIQLRQAFGEEGAPRWHYMLLMNSVVVPLAIALLASIFQPVFLPRYLLICLPAFVLLIGTGISRFEVPQAFLFALALQWSLATPLAPTRVEERQDWRSAAAFVVRHAQPGDAAVFYPTPGRAGFEYYRARMRGNDALPRVVFPAHGDQLSYRDLLVTPLAEEFAQAPRDYRRLWIILADLPSGPDLGGRAVETWFSRGCQAGDTRAFPGIHVVLKNCSMSTTAGKEKGKS; this is encoded by the coding sequence ATGTCCGCCGCGCCGCGGCCAGCGCCCGAGCTCGCTCCGCCTCCGCCGATGTGGAAGCGCGTCGGCTACGCCGTCACCATGCTCGCGGCGTACAGCTATGTACTCGGACACGCCGTCTGGCTCCGCGCCCGCGACCTGGGCGGACGCAGCCTCTGGTTCGACGAATCCGTCAGCGCCGCGATGGCGCGGCTCTCCTGGCACGACTTCATCCAGGCCCTTTGGAACCGCGAAGCCAACATGGCGCTCTACTACCTGCTGTTTCGCCCCTGGACCCAGCTCTTCGGCGACAGCGAGGTCACCCTGCGCCTTTTCTCGGTCGTCGCCGGCCTCGCCACAATCCTCGTACTGTTTTGGCTGGGCCGCCGCCTGTTCGGCACTGCCGCTGGCGTCTGCGCCGCGATCCTGCTTACCGTAAGCCAATTCCACGTCTACTACTCGCGCGAATCCCGCGGATACGCACTTGCCGCGCTGCTAGTAACACTTGCAACCCTGCAATTCGTGCGCGCCGTGCAGCAATCCAGCGGACACAGGCTGCGCGAGTGGCTGCTCTACGCCGCGCTCTCCGTCGCTGCGATCTACACACACGTTTTCGCCGCGCTGGTCATCGTCGCCCACTTCGCATCCTTGTCTTGGCTTTCCGGTGCTCGCAGACGAATGCGCGAATTCGCCCGCACCGCCTTTTGGATCATTCTCGGATGCATCCCGCTCGCGCTGGCCGTACAGCACATCGGCAACGCGCCGGTTCGCTGGATCGCACCCACATCCTGGAGCGCCGTGCGCGAATTCCTCTTCCTGCTCTCAGGCAACGGCGGCTGGTTGCTCCTCGCTGAGACAGTCGGCGTCGCCGTCATCGGCGGCGTGACCGGCATCCAGTTGCGGCAGGCATTCGGTGAAGAAGGCGCGCCGCGCTGGCATTACATGCTGCTGATGAACTCGGTGGTTGTGCCGCTGGCGATCGCGCTGCTGGCATCCATCTTTCAGCCCGTGTTTCTGCCGCGCTACCTGCTGATCTGCTTGCCGGCGTTCGTCCTGCTCATCGGCACAGGCATCTCGCGATTCGAGGTGCCGCAAGCCTTCCTCTTCGCGCTCGCCCTGCAATGGAGTCTTGCCACGCCGCTCGCCCCCACTCGCGTCGAAGAGCGTCAGGACTGGCGCAGCGCCGCCGCTTTCGTCGTCCGGCACGCGCAGCCCGGCGACGCCGCCGTCTTCTATCCCACGCCCGGACGCGCCGGCTTCGAGTACTACCGCGCCCGCATGCGCGGGAACGACGCGCTCCCGCGCGTCGTCTTCCCGGCCCACGGCGATCAACTCAGCTATCGCGATCTGCTCGTCACACCGCTCGCCGAAGAATTCGCGCAAGCCCCGCGCGACTACCGCCGCCTATGGATCATCCTGGCCGACCTGCCGTCCGGACCCGACCTCGGCGGCCGCGCAGTCGAAACGTGGTTCAGCCGCGGCTGCCAAGCCGGCGACACGCGCGCCTTCCCCGGAATTCACGTCGTACTGAAAAACTGTTCCATGTCGACAACCGCGGGAAAGGAAAAAGGCAAGAGCTAA
- a CDS encoding VWA domain-containing protein encodes MAIWAHAQAGPPPSGAAQASPQYPPAQTQQAPDQGTQPAQPGAQQGQQQGEEPTQNQAGVFVFKKQVEEVILHATVVDERGRLVTNLNRSAFQVFEDGKPAQITSFRHEDIPVALGIIIDNSGSMRDKRPAVNSASLNLVRASNPQDQVFVVNFNDEYWLDQDYTSDVAKLKEALEHIESRGGTALYDAVIASADHLKKSAQLDKRVLLVVTDGEDNVSRESLEQAVRRLSDEGGPTVYAIGILSEHNKRARRALQALSEQTGGIAFFPKDASEVEAISQAVARDIRNQYTIGFKKDPNAGYGYRTIKVAARAPGYKSLQVRTINGYFAGQERASNQ; translated from the coding sequence ATGGCAATTTGGGCCCACGCGCAGGCCGGCCCTCCACCCTCGGGCGCGGCTCAGGCAAGTCCGCAATATCCACCGGCGCAAACGCAGCAGGCTCCTGACCAGGGCACGCAACCGGCCCAGCCCGGCGCTCAGCAAGGTCAGCAGCAGGGCGAGGAGCCGACACAGAACCAGGCAGGCGTTTTCGTCTTCAAGAAGCAGGTGGAAGAGGTCATCCTGCATGCGACCGTGGTGGACGAGCGCGGGCGCCTGGTGACGAACCTGAACCGCAGTGCCTTCCAGGTATTCGAAGACGGCAAGCCGGCGCAGATCACGTCGTTCCGGCATGAAGACATTCCGGTGGCGCTGGGGATCATCATCGACAATTCCGGCTCGATGCGCGACAAGCGGCCGGCGGTGAACTCGGCGTCGCTGAACCTGGTGCGGGCGTCGAACCCGCAGGACCAGGTGTTCGTGGTGAACTTCAACGACGAATACTGGCTCGACCAGGACTACACCAGCGATGTCGCCAAGCTGAAGGAAGCGCTGGAGCACATCGAATCGCGCGGAGGGACGGCGCTGTACGATGCGGTGATCGCGTCGGCTGACCACTTGAAGAAAAGCGCGCAGCTGGACAAGCGCGTGCTGCTGGTGGTGACCGACGGCGAAGACAACGTGAGCCGCGAGTCGCTGGAGCAGGCGGTGCGGCGGCTGTCCGACGAAGGCGGGCCGACGGTTTACGCGATCGGGATCCTGAGCGAACACAACAAGCGCGCACGGCGGGCGCTGCAGGCGCTTTCCGAGCAGACCGGCGGAATCGCGTTCTTCCCGAAAGACGCGAGCGAGGTGGAGGCGATCAGCCAGGCGGTGGCGCGCGACATCCGCAATCAGTACACGATCGGGTTCAAGAAGGACCCGAACGCGGGATATGGCTACCGGACGATCAAAGTGGCGGCGCGCGCGCCCGGGTACAAGAGCCTGCAGGTGCGCACCATCAACGGCTACTTTGCGGGCCAGGAGAGAGCGTCGAACCAATAA